One Citrus sinensis cultivar Valencia sweet orange chromosome 5, DVS_A1.0, whole genome shotgun sequence genomic window, TAACATCTACAACAATGTTGGAGCATACCCAGATCAAAATTTTgcattaattttacaaataataacTAAGAATAAGAAATGGTATTAGTTATTACCTGGGCTACAGGTTGAGTTGATGGTCATGTGAGCAATGAACCTACTGCTGCCACTTTTATTGTCTTTGAAGCTGCTGCCATGGCTATCTTCTGAGGATGATTTAAGTCTTCTGAGCATTAGTACAAGAAGAAGCAATGCTACTAACACGATGACTGAGATGACTGAGacaatgataatgataatggaatgaaaagaaagaatggcATGGCGATGAACATGTGACTGATCAGAAATTGAGCTGTTATGAAGATAATGCTTATGATGAGTATGGCTGCTTTTAGCATCTGGTGCAATTGCAGTACCGTTGCTAGTTTCCATAAGCATACAAagagaagggggaaaaaaagagagagagatgagattttgttaaaatgaggTGAAGGAATGgaagaataaagaagaatttttatttttgccttCCTATGAGGTCGCTTATGGCATTGGCTGTATGGccagaaatttatttttaatttttttttctctctccgtGTCTCGTGAATAGTAAAGCGGCTAGTGTGTACTTGAATTTGTctattcttttgtttcttgctaagGAATAGTCTCTGTCTCTTTGTATCAGAAAATTTTGGAAgctttttgcattattttttttcatccttttttgcataatcaaattattacCTAATAATAACAACCAAGCCAAATCCTCTgtatattatattttgcaGTGAGCCAaagttttgttttatctcAATCTTCAATAATTGTCTCTTGTAACTTTTATGTGACATTTGCATTTTCAGAAATTTAAGAACCACTCGTTATtatgatgataaattattttcttacaaacGTGAGAAGATATTCAAGTTTTCTCATGTGCTTATGTGATATGTGGAGAAGATTTTCCACTTCTTTTAGACTCACATGTCTGAGTTGCACTATAAAGCATGTAATGTCTcgacaaattttttattatattattacttcTATTCAGATAATCTACCTCCAATCATATTGCAGTGCACATGGAGAGATGCATGTTGTTTCAATATTATCTAATCAGATTCCAAAGCCTAAAAATTGATCATCCACCAATCATATCCCACATCTTAATCTTGATATGAGtagaatttaattacaaaatctattgcgctaaaaaattttattaactgaATCGATTTCTATTCATCtgtcaattaaattttaaaaggttTGATGTGCAGTGCTATTCATTCTCATCATCGTGATTGGAAAATTTTCTGATAAGGGAAGAAAATAACTGAAATCCATTCACCGGGAAGCCcacaaaaattgttgtttttgtaaaatccATGTCTGCATTTATTGAGGGAGACCTTGAGGGAGCAATTAACTTCAGATGAGCTGCTACTCGTCCCTGAAAGACCAAATCCATTCTGTCAAATTGATAATCTTATCGGGTACCAgctcatttaatattttttggcCTATAGCTGCTAGCCCACTTGACACTCAACTTCAGTATTGTTGCTTAGAGACTAGGAGGATTCTACAACTTTGGAGTGTTGCACACTTCAAAAATCTCTCCCATTTTAGGCTTTCTAGCTTCTAAGCTTTCGCCTCCATTTCTGTTGTCTACATTATTATGTTTGTACAAAGCTTAGAGGAGTCCAATCATTGTCATTGTAATTAGCTGGAAGAGAAAGGTATGCTAATTTCACATGGAGCAAAACATGTCAACGCATACATTGGAATTTCAACACCAAAACTGTctgttatattaataaataactcTCAAATCCtgattaacattaattaaactaCAAAAGCATAGCATAGTTTCTTATTTTACTGTCGAAACCACGATAATTGCAAAAGGGACAATTACCCCTTTGCTAATATGGGGTGCcttttttaaccaaatgaGTCCAGACAAAAACCCTTTATGACATGCGAATTTTCCTACCAGTGAGTGAAGAAATTAATCCTCTGATCACTTCAAGTAAGAAAAATTTTCACTAGAGAATCTGCCCCAATGATGGCGACATGAGTAAGCTTAagccaaaatataattatgcaaaatataattatgaataatcTGTAATTAATCCACAATGTTGTCTATCTAACATTTTATCGCAATGATAAATGAAGTGATGAACTTCATCTCTCCTGTTTCCCCTTAGCACAAATGAGAGTGACATTGCATAGACTTGACAGTGAAATGTCATTTTCTTGTGGGATAGGGCACTGTCTCTCAGCTACCTATAGTTTCTCATCTAAACCACTCCTCATGTGGGGGTGAAATTATGTAAATGCTCATCTGACAGTCACACAGGTCAAGTGGCAGTTGCATTTTGGCACTAATATATTTGGACTAGCacagaaattaaattcaagTAGGGCCAACTTCAGACTGATGGCAAAAATACTTGCTTATACAATCCATGTTAAAGCCTCTCTATCATATGTGCATGTCATCAAGATATGATATCATGTTATCTTCACCCACCTGACGATGAACTTAACCGAACATTTATTTTGGCCATTTAATTGATACATCAATATGGATCTACAAACAactattaaaagaatttagttGTAGGAAATTTCTGTACAATTCCTTGGGGAGACATTCACTCACTAAATAATGTTTTAGGATATTGAATTTCCCTACAACACTGTGTATACCTGATGACATAATTCAGGGTATAGTGAGcagggggaaaaaagaaaaaaatgaagtataACACCTGCCTAGTTGTTTCGCTTATCAACATTAATTCTGTAACTTAATCAATCATCAGGGAAACCTAGAAATCTGTTTATAAGCTTGGCAACTGGTGTGGCATCACCAGGTTGGTATGGTAGGAGAGATTTCAAATCCATACCCACTATAACCTGATGAAGGGATTGAGGATGAGCACAATATAAATGCTTCCTATCTGCTAGTTCTTCTGCTAGCTCACTCTGATGATTGTCCATCAAGTCTTCATTCACCACCACTATCAAAGGTTTACCAAGCCGTAAGGTCTCGAATATGCTCCCTGACCCTGCAACACAAAGAATCAATTAAGGAGGTTGTTCCTTTCCATGTGTGCATCTATCGCTCTTCCCTACACTTCAACAACTCAAGTAAAAATAACAGCCGTTGCACTCTCTCATGACATCACAccttaaataattaaagtctCTTGGCTACTGTGTTAATATTTGGTTTTCCTATCTTCATCCGCCTGTAAAAGCAGTGAGAGGAGAGGACAGCAGAGCAGAGTGGGACGAGGTGGAGGGAGAGAACTAGCCTACACTCTAGTATGGTAATCTAACCTAGCAGCTTCCAACTTGCCTGATTCTGCCTTGCATTCGGTGATCAATAAATCAGGGGGCTAATTGTTAGGAATATGtgctatttttttgttgtcaaGGTACAGTGAAGAAATGCTCAATGAAATGGGAAAGATATTGGGTTCAACTATTCCTACTGAATGAATGAAAAGATAACTCAATTCAGATCACCAAGAAAACACATAAGAAAGGGAAACTACTTCATACAATAATCATCATACAACAAGATACTTTACACAATACTCATCATATGACAAGATCCTATGCTGTTGGATTATGGAAAGTAcgattcaaaaaaaaaaaaaaaaagcagcgGTCAGCAATGAATCAATGGAGTCTCTGAGCTAGTAATGCAGTCCTGCCATCAGGGTAAAACAGCTGCAGTAAGCCAAGGTCATAGTAAGAAAAAAGTCAAGGAGCATAGAAGATGATGGCATTACCCCATTAAAATACTTGCTTTTGTGTTTCTTATCAGAAAAAAGGAAGTCAGGGAGCATCGAAGATGATGGCAAAACATCACCAGCCAtggttcattttcttttctttgagaCGATTTACAGCTAGTAATGACACCTTCTTGGACCATCTAGCTAACGAAATGTGCAATATCATCCCACAATTTTCTGATATTACATAGTTCTTTtagaaatcaaacaaaatagtAAGTGTTGGGAAATTATAGTGTACTCCcaccacccccccccccccccccaaccaaaaaaaaaaaaaggaacagcCAACTATATAGTCAACTCAAATGTTGAAAcataatgaagaaacaaatttcagagggaaaataaaaatgataataatgatacaaagagaaaaggaaaatgaagtGAGCTGTCGAGAATTTACCAGCATGACTGATTACAAGAGATGCAGAGCTAAGATGGTCGGCAATACTTGACGAAAAGGTGAAACAGTCGACAGCCAAGAGGCCATCCTCTCCAATGGACTGTTACAGAATAAACTCGTAAGGATTTTGTTAAGAGATCATGGCTACAGAAAACtgtaaatcaaaagaaaaaatcaatttctgaCTTGCATCCTTAAATGGTTTAATTTTAGTGAAGCACAACTTAATAAAGTATATGTTGTTGATGCAGCAAGAGAGCCTGGACAAAATTATACACAGCTTTTGCAAATGTAACTGAAAAATGATGGTATTACAATAGGAACATCAATATTTAGCAGATAATTgttcatattttatatcaagTTAATTGCCAACCTTTGACAAAATAATGCAGTGCGCGTTTATATCCGAATCAATTTTAGTTTTGGTCTTCAAACCAAATTTAATGTGCGgagtcatttttatttttgtttataaaaagAGGTCTCAACAACCTCATATGAACAACGATGTTTGCTCATCTTAATAACAGGTGCCTGCAAAATTCTCTGTATGGAAAAACTCTATAACCCCTATCTTGGAGCTCTTGGGTTTGCTGCATATACCCAATGAGaccatctttcttcttttccctAGCTCTATGAGTTGAGATGTTATAGGTATAGCATCAACCAGCTAAGCTGTATCACTGAAATCTACAATATACCAAATCACTGAAACTTAAAAGTTCTCAAGAAGAATCCCACTCTATGAGATTCTAATAACTTCCGAGATTTATTGCTTTCCTTTACCTTTCAACCTATTTAAAATCCACTTGCCATAGAGAAATGCGTGAAATCTCGACACATCATATTTACTGTTGAACCTGCTTGGCTTAAATTCATAGAAGCAAACGACCTGATCCAATGCtttcttttaacatttcaACCCACCTAtggcataaaattaaataaggtTTACAAGCTATGTTTGAACACTACACTTTTTTAAAGCTCATCTATAAAAACATAACTTCCAATCAATAATAAAGCGGCGTAAGTCAAACAACTAAAGTCACCactttaaatttgatttaaaaacaGCACTAACAAATTACAACAGCGtaataaaagagaaatggATTGCCATTAAACTAAAGCGGGGAAGTACCTCAGCAGGTAAATAGGTTCCTTGACCCATTTGAATGAGAAGATGAGCATATCCTGTTCTTGTCAGCTCTTGTTTTACTTCCAAAGTATCCGCCGCTTTCACAAGAGCATCAAAGCATGTTGTTCCCACCGTTCAAAACACAATTCTCTTCAAGCTCACACTATCGGTACCGCCCATAGAATTTTGTTATCTATGACTCTGTTCTATTCAAAATGCACACTGCCACAAAGTTTTACACCCTTAAAAACCAATAAACATCACTTTTCAGTATGTTAAACGTTCATGTTTGTCatgcaattattattattattatttttgaaaggaagaaaaatagacATATCAAATCCAAATGAAATCACAAGCTTTATGATGCAACAAAATAACACGGGAAAATCAGATAGAGTTTCAAACTTCACATTTTACCTTCATCGGAAGCAATAAGTATGAATTATAAGTAACTAAAGcttctaatatatataaatgatacGCATTGTTCAAAAGTTGAATTTTTCAGGTAAACCAAATGAATCAGATACAAATGTAAGATTATATGCGTATAATATCAGTATCTGAAATGTAAATTTTGTACCTTGTTGGCTGGTAAATCCAATGATGAGAAAAATTGAACTTAGGGTTTGACTTAAGGATGGCAAAAGTACAGGGTGGGTATGGATAATAGATATCCATGTCCAAACCCAAACTTTTTCAAGGTATCCATCCATGCCCACTTTTAGATGTTCATGGATAATATAACATATCAAATCGCTGAGcgacaaaatattttctttcaatattttcCTACTAGAGGTTCTGATATCAAATTAGTGAACAATAAAACATATCCCGactaactaataaaaaaattaaaaattaaaaaaagaatcagattgcaaatttaaatcaaactaaGCTAAAAGAGTTGCAACATTAACAAGGCTTTGTTAACAAGCTTCAGTCTCTAACGAGAAGAACAtccaattatgaaaattaaaacaaaaacaatatgcAGCCATAACAGATGCGGAAAgtacaatatagaatttactaaatttgttgtcttcaaaattttgatttccaCATTCCAAGTACTTGTTCAGCAAATTATAGAGGGCTTTTTTTTACGACAACAATAAATATTCCAGAGTTCCATTTGACATCAACTACCAATATTCTTCATCTTATGATGGCGCACATATATTGATACCTATACACATATTTGATAGATAATTCAGTGCTGTGACATGGTTAAAAGACATAGCAATGATCAAATATATTCAGAATCCCCCTCGGAGAGCAGTAAGCACAAGAAGCACAGACAACAAGCTAGCAATCTACACTCTCCAGTCCATTCAAGAACCCACTAAAATACCCACTTGCATGCTAAAAAGATGGCAAACAGAATCAAACTACTCCATATGACAATATTTCGCCAACCAAGGTGAAAATACTACACGCAACAGAGTTGCTGATTGTGCTAAATACTACACATGCTTGAATATAGTTCTTAATTTAACTGTTTGGAGGCAGGCAATGCAgtaacccaaaaagaaaaaaaaaatccaattatCAAGCTATCAATTCACCAACAAAATTATGCAAAAACCAAATCAGAACCCACAAATCGATAAGgcaaaaatcaatcaatcaatcaatcaaaaacTCACCTTCAAGAACGGTATCAACCACTAGTATAAAgcttcttccttttctttcccCTTCATTCGGCTTAGGAAGCTGAAGAAGAATAAGAGCCGGAGCAAATCTTAACTACAATCTCGGCGGTCGTGTCACGTGGGAATAGAGTTGTTTTGTTCTATGGGTAGTTTTGGAGATGCCGCTAAAAAGGTCAATTTGATCCCTTTTTTGGGACAAAACTACggtacagaatctgtaagctacagactgcagcatcagccgttggatgtggttggatgtggagtgagaaactaaacaaaagaaaatcggatggtgggatgacgggagatgtttgttacagaatctgtaacataGACAGGTCCCCCTTTTTTATTCCcggtttttatttcaaaacaGGGTAAATGAATATCCATCCAGCTGGACCATGCCAGCGCAATATCCAATTGGATACATTTCggatccaaatttttttttggtatggATATTACCCAACAGCTGGAACGGATATGTTCAAATCCAATAGTTTCAGATCAAACTATATTGGAAACAGCATAAATGCAACGTCGAttgatgctttttttttttttggacaaaaaATAGATTGGTGCCGAATATGATGGGATATAGTTGTTGTTGCTCATAACTACTACATTTGATTGTTGGGTCTGACTATATTAAAActattctaaaataaaatatatttttataattatatgattaaaattgtaatgtatttattatttgtcattttacatGTGCGATTGTAATTCGTGCTCtatcttaaaatttgtttaataagtGGCATTAgcaatttaaataataactacAATAATTTGCATTAGTGATGATGAgatgtttaaatttattgagatattcaaatttattgcatatattACGAGGAGTACACACAAATGATACGATTGTCTTTCAAGTCTAGCCGATGATCAAGTGAAAGAAACAACAATTACCGCAGTAACACTTTCAAAGGCAAAGATGCAGCAACACTGTGGAGTGAAGCACTAGTTTGACAAGGAAGAAGAAGCTCCTCAGCACGGAACACACGCCTCACAGAAAATGGCCCTTATTTCCAGACGCTGCACCTGCAAAATCTAAATAGAGTGACTATGACTGGAATCTCCTTCGCAACTTGGGCATTCTGTAAATCATAGAGCTCAACATTTAGcaagctttatttttttcgtaatacatactttttttttttgcccaaGTAGTAAAATCCAGTGACGCATTCCAAACAATTCAGATTAAACGATAAAGCCAGCCATGAGATCAAGATTAATTACCTGGGACTTCATTCTTCAAGTTCACAACTCTTAAGCAATTAAAAGCTTATCACATTAGTAAATCGTCTAGTTAAGATGACGACCCCTCTAACAgctggggaaaaaaaaagggtcaaTGTAAATTTGGATTAAAATTCGTAAAATTAAGTACTAGAAAATAAAACGTAAATCACATGATAGagatttcataatttaataactagaatgaatgatttttttataattgtatAAGATTCTCTACCTTTTTTGAGAATGTCGTTTTTAAATAGGACagtctttttttttcgatacattaatatattacaatcataGATCAGTTGGAATTCTcctgaataattttattgcaCCCCAGTCCGAATGTCAACCCTCACTTAAAGTTGGAGGGAGACTTACTTTTACTGTTAATATTGAAAGGAGATTGATTCTATCATAATTGGGAAGACAAATAGACCCCTATTATACAGGGGAGTCAAGCCCCAACGCAGCTAGCGTTGAGACTCGAACCCATGCGCCCAAGGTTGTTGGGCAGTCTTAAGaattaagttaaaaggaaaatatgtcATAGTAccataattttatagtaaCTAGAATTACAACTACcacttttgcatataatttctaaaatttttccaTCGGAGATATATGCGCTTGTGAGTTATGGAACCATACCTGTTCTTGATGTAAATGTCGTATGATTGTGTTAAGATCGTAATCCCAACGACACACTCTCTCTGAGGACCAGACATTTACTCTCTTGGGCGTGACTAAATCTCCTGTGGTGAAAATCTTCATGTTACGGCAACCCGTCACAGATAAATCTTCCAGAGATGGGAATTTGATTGTGTAATTGGCGGCGCTAGAGCAGAAGCTTGTGAGATTTTCTAAATCTAGCAGATCAATGTACCTCAATTTGCTGAAAACAATctcttcttttaaatttgctGCTGCTATATCTGAATCTCCTTGACCACAGCCTATGATTACTTGTCTCATTGCGTTGCATCCACTTATGCTCAGCATTACAAGTCGTTCTAGACTCTTTGCTACGGAGCACGTTACTAAGCTTACCAATTTCCCGCAATTGTGAACTACCAGATGGGTTAGATTCCCAAAAGATATCGATGATGACAATGGCAATAGAGATAACAGATTTCGACAATGCTGTAGTGACAGAAATTCAAGATATTGAAAAATGGAGTTCAGTTGAGAGTCTTGTTTCAACAGGTACTTGATGAGATGATTAAGTTCGACCAGCCGTAAACTTTTTATCCGTGCAAACTTTCTGACATCAACGTGTTTCTCCAAGCAGCCTTCATTTGAGAATATCTCTTCATACGAATTACAACTCAATACGAGATTTTCCAGACTGCAAAGTATTTCAAGTAAACCAACTGGAAAACCAGCCGCCGAGTCATCATGCCAAACCTCTAGCTGTCGAAGTCTGCCAAATAGGTGTTGGGGGAAATTGCCCTGCAAAATCAACATGATGTCTTTTCTACTTAATGCCACTTCCTCCAAGTTGGTGAAGATCTGCCAAATTATCAAATGATCCAATCATTacgaagaaaaaataaaatgaattagaCTTACAAATCTAAAATCTTAACAAAAGAGCTTCTAATAAGGGATCCTAACCATGTTAAAGTTAGAggtaagttaaaaaatataaattttaatatattacagAACAAAATACATAACATTAGAAGTCTGCCAAATAAGTGCAAGTGTGTAACGTCAACAAATTTCTCTcgttcacaattttttttttttgtttttttaaaaacataagGGTGAGAAATCTAACATAGAAACACCAAGCCTTTTACTTCCTGAAATTACTCAGAGTAGAGGCTGCCGCCTGCGGGCAAATTTCTCTCCTTAATGCGTAACATGAACGGTAATTGAAAGTGTATAAATCCTCAAGGATTTAGAAAACTTTCAACTATAGCAAGaacagtttttatttaaaaatgggAATTTTTTTAGTTGAGTCCCAGTTGTTTGTTGAGAGGAAATGCCTCATTTAAATCCTTCTTAATAACATGTTTTATCacttaaaaactacaaaacTTAGTTAAAAATCGAAAGTAAATACAATTCCAATGAAATTATATGCAtgataattaagaataaaaataaaaaactgagAGGAAAGCAATGAACGGAAGAAATACTAGCTCGGTGATAATGTAAGAAGCCATGAACACATAGGATTTGGGAAACAAGAATGCTGCTGATATTTGGGAAACAAGAATGCCGCTAATATAAGGCATGTATTAACACTTAACAGCAAAGAAAGAAGGATTCAACATGcaagaataatttttcaatcgaGGATTTCAGAAAAGTCAGGAacaagctaaaaaaaaaagaacacatGCAGtgtattttatattgtaatatattgatatttgttttttttttttaatttttatctttaacttTTCCCTACCTTTTCTATGGTCAGGATATCTAATTGAATCCTCACTCCAACATACAAAGTAACTGACAATCTAAGAAAATGGATTCATACCTTTTCTTCGAAGAACAGGGGCTGCTGCATTGAGATACGAAGTTGATTGCTATCAATATTTCCACCGGAGCTAGATAATTCTGAAGCGAATGTCTTCATTTTGTCACAACTACACACCTGTAAAGTTTTTAGTGACGGCCATTTCGAAATATGCATTCTAGGGTATAAACATCTAAGTTCCGGCAGTCTCAAGAGTCTCAGAGAGGTTAGCCGCTGGAAGATGAAACAGGGGTTCACTTTATCTGCTCCTTCCACATAAATGATCTCCTCCAAACTTATGCAGTCGTGTATCTCTAGGTGTTGGAGCTGCTCAATGCTTCTGAGCATAgaagctgaaaatatgtattttaaattgaaacatCGACATACGATCAACCGTGTTAAACTTTGAAAGCCAGGAAACATGGCTGGAAGTTGACTGTGCCAAAtcttttccaaattaattttatacagcTCCAAAGCCTCCAAGTTGGGCAACACAACCTAAAGATAAAGTTGTTATTAGAggattttcttatttgtttgcAAATGCAAGTCAAAATCATCTTCTTAGTGACAGCTGAGTGTGTAATCTAattcatattaattatatgatgAGAGCTTAGCGTATGTATGACGTtctcttttccctttttctccaaatgatttattttcaacGTATGCATGTCATCAAATGAGAATGCATGGTGaagtaaaacaataaaagaataagaatgCATTAGCCCATACCTTCTCATTGAAAAATGGTGTCGAAGTGTGAAGACTGTCCTCCAAACTGATTCCATTGGACAATGTAATACCCGTCAATTCATCTTGCAAGTCTTGTCTATTTGATGATGCAGAAGGTGTCTTCACTTCACTGCAAAAACTTGAAAGTTTTGGAAGATTTCCCAGACTTAAAGACTTTAATTCAGCAAAGTCTGTCTTCTCGATtgcattattgttgttgataTCAGCTTCTCCACTAACTGCAAAAATCTCTTCCATATTGCTGCAATCAATAACTGCAATCCTCTCAAGTCCGGGAAGGCAGTTTGTAGCAGAGAGCAAGAAGATATTACTCAACTTAtcacaattttcaattttcatggTTCTAAGTTCATTGAAAGACTCTACTTTCAGTGGATCACTACATATCCTCTCCAAGTTAATCAAATTGTAAAGTATTAGTGTCTGCAAAAGAGGAAAGGAATCACAAGGTACCCTCTCCATTGAGTCAACAATACACGAGAAGTCAGGATTATTTTGAACTCGGAGATGCTTTAACTGTGAAAAAATCTCTGCGTCCAATTCAAAAAGAACATTCTTGATACCTTGCAACTTGTCCAAACATAAATATTCAACGTTCCTGATGCCCTGCAATTTCTTCGAGCAAATGGTCGTAGAATTAAGTTTGAGCTTCAACATTCTTAAAGTCTGCTGAttggcaataaaaaaaaatggccgACTAAATCTAAACCAATCATCATCCATGAGAACCTCCGAAGGTATGACCGACTCATCATCTCCTActgatattttgaaattttcaagccTTCTGCTGAAAAAACCTTCGGGCAAAATGTCATCGTTTCCAATATCTATTTCTAGATTTGTCAGCCGGGGCAAATGCATCAACTCATCTAGGCCAGCACAACTTCTTTCAGTATTGAGTCCTGGAACTTCCCATTGAACAAAGCAATTTCTCATATACAATTCTTCCAATCGAATTAAGCTTGACATGACATTGGGTGCAATAACTTTTAGTTGAAAACAATCTGTCAAATCTAACAGCCTTAGCTTAGTCAGTAGGCCGAATGCTTCAGGCAACTTTACAATATCAGAATTGATCATGCTAAGGATTTCAAGATTCTTCAACTTTCCAATTATTGCTATGTCTCCCAACATGCTTTGATCTAGACGTAGAGTTTGAAGATTTACCAGGAGATCCATTGAAGATGGCAATGAAGATAACTGCATTTTACTAAAACCCACAACTCGGAGCATCCTCATCTCTTTGAAAAAGTTCTTAGGAATATTGATTTCGACAAAAGGATCCTTGGAACACATAAATTGTTGTGAAACAGACCAAATTCGTAACCCAGCTGAAACAATTAACCAATTTTGCAAACAAGCAAGAACCCAGAAAACGAACCAGAGGATACAGTCAAGTAATCAAGAACAAGAAAGCAAACTTAAACAAGAGACACAAAACAGAGGTTAACGTGGTTCAGTACTATGAGTACTTACATCCACGATCAGGAACAGTAGAGCCAAAGCTTTATTAGGAGATATCACGATTACAATGGAATCCACTCAGAGCAAGAAACTAAACTCACACAGAGAATCTTTCTCAACTCACAAACTACCTCGCTAACTGAtcagctctctctctctcactgaAGCTTATAAAGCTAGCAGTTTACAGCTGGTTATAATGACTAACTAAAACCACCTGGGGACCCACCCATGCTGACTCAGCTTTCCAGCTCAGCTAATATATAACCGAATGTAACTAACTTGATTCCACAAATCTCCACCTTAGTTAACTCGGTTATGGCTTTACTCATCACTGCCCCATCACCAGTTAACTTGTCTCACAAGTTAATAATCCCAATCAAGTCCAAAGAGTTCCTGAACTTAACTGTTGGCAAAGGTTTTGTTAGCATGTCTGCTGGATTTACTTCAGTAGGAATTTTAATGACATTGATCACACCATT contains:
- the LOC102611556 gene encoding uncharacterized protein LOC102611556, which translates into the protein MGQGTYLPAESIGEDGLLAVDCFTFSSSIADHLSSASLVISHAGSGSIFETLRLGKPLIVVVNEDLMDNHQSELAEELADRKHLYCAHPQSLHQVIVGMDLKSLLPYQPGDATPVAKLINRFLGFPDD
- the LOC102611273 gene encoding uncharacterized protein LOC102611273 — its product is MCSKDPFVEINIPKNFFKEMRMLRVVGFSKMQLSSLPSSMDLLVNLQTLRLDQSMLGDIAIIGKLKNLEILSMINSDIVKLPEAFGLLTKLRLLDLTDCFQLKVIAPNVMSSLIRLEELYMRNCFVQWEVPGLNTERSCAGLDELMHLPRLTNLEIDIGNDDILPEGFFSRRLENFKISVGDDESVIPSEVLMDDDWFRFSRPFFFIANQQTLRMLKLKLNSTTICSKKLQGIRNVEYLCLDKLQGIKNVLFELDAEIFSQLKHLRVQNNPDFSCIVDSMERVPCDSFPLLQTLILYNLINLERICSDPLKVESFNELRTMKIENCDKLSNIFLLSATNCLPGLERIAVIDCSNMEEIFAVSGEADINNNNAIEKTDFAELKSLSLGNLPKLSSFCSEVKTPSASSNRQDLQDELTGITLSNGISLEDSLHTSTPFFNEKVVLPNLEALELYKINLEKIWHSQLPAMFPGFQSLTRLIVCRCFNLKYIFSASMLRSIEQLQHLEIHDCISLEEIIYVEGADKVNPCFIFQRLTSLRLLRLPELRCLYPRMHISKWPSLKTLQVCSCDKMKTFASELSSSGGNIDSNQLRISMQQPLFFEEKIFTNLEEVALSRKDIMLILQGNFPQHLFGRLRQLEVWHDDSAAGFPVGLLEILCSLENLVLSCNSYEEIFSNEGCLEKHVDVRKFARIKSLRLVELNHLIKYLLKQDSQLNSIFQYLEFLSLQHCRNLLSLLPLSSSISFGNLTHLVVHNCGKLVSLVTCSVAKSLERLVMLSISGCNAMRQVIIGCGQGDSDIAAANLKEEIVFSKLRYIDLLDLENLTSFCSSAANYTIKFPSLEDLSVTGCRNMKIFTTGDLVTPKRVNVWSSERVCRWDYDLNTIIRHLHQEQLLEGSSS